One genomic segment of Erythrolamprus reginae isolate rEryReg1 chromosome 2, rEryReg1.hap1, whole genome shotgun sequence includes these proteins:
- the FSCN2 gene encoding fascin-2 isoform X1, translating to MPTNGIHQALKIQFGLINSDNRYLTAEHFGYKINASAPSLKRKQIWSLEQDGDSSVVFLKSHLGRYLSADKDGKVSCEAEKPETDGCFIIVTQSDGRWALQSEPYKRFFGGSEDRLSCFAQSITETELWIVHLAIHPQANLLSVSRRRYAHLSTQEDEISIDSNIPWGVDSLITLTFQNKKYCLRTCNNRYLRNDGTLVQEPDRHSGYTLEFKAGKLAFKDCDGKYLAPVGPTGTLKSGRSSKPGKDELFDLEESHPQVVFMASNGRYVSIRQGVNVSANQDEETHHETFQMQIDKETKKCIFHSNTGNYWTLVAHGGIQAMATEISASTMFDLEWRGRRVALKANNGKYICTKKNGQLSAVSDRVGKDEEFVLKLINRPILVLRGAHGFVCYHRNSNLLDANRSIYDVFHLNFSDGAYQVKGLNDRFWYVASNGTVCSDGEMSEDFFFEFRDCSRVAIKGKNGKYLRGDQAGTLRADADTLNCATFWEY from the exons ATGCCAACCAATGGGATCCACCAGGCCTTGAAGATCCAGTTTGGCTTAATCAACTCTGACAATCGCTATTTAACGGCGGAGCACTTTGGCTATAAAATCAATGCCTCGGCGCCGAGTCTGAAAAGGAAGCAAATATGGAGCCTGGAACAGGATGGAGACAGTTCGGTGGTCTTCTTAAAGAGCCACCTAGGCAGGTACCTGTCTGCCGACAAGGATGGCAAAGTCTCCTGTGAAGCTGAGAAGCCTGAAACGGACGGGTGTTTTATCATTGTCACTCAGTCAGACGGACGCTGGGCACTTCAGTCAGAACCGTACAAGCGGTTCTTCGGTGGTTCGGAAGACAGGTTGTCCTGCTTCGCCCAATCCATTACTGAAACCGAGCTCTGGATTGTACATTTGGCCATCCACCCCCAAGCTAATCTTCTGAGCGTTAGCAGGCGAAGGTATGCTCACCTCAGCACCCAAGAGGATGAGATCTCTATAGACAGCAACATCCCTTGGGGTGTGGATTCGCTTATCACCTTGACCTTCCAGAACAAGAAGTATTGCCTAAGAACCTGCAACAATCGCTACCTGCGCAACGATGGTACCTTGGTCCAGGAGCCTGACCGCCATTCAGGCTATACCTTGGAATTCAAAGCAGGGAAGTTGGCCTTCAAGGATTGTGATGGGAAATACCTGGCCCCAGTGGGACCTACGGGCACTCTAAAATCTGGCAGGAGCTCCAAGCCAGGCAAAGACGAACTCTTTGATCTGGAAGAGAGTCATCCGCAAGTGGTTTTCATGGCTTCCAATGGCAGATACGTCTCTATCCGTCAAG GTGTTAATGTTTCGGCCAATCAGGATGAAGAGACACACCATGAGACCTTCCAGATGCAGATTGATAAAGAAACCAAGAAGTGCATTTTCCATTCCAACACAGGCAACTACTGGACCTTGGTGGCACATGGAGGGATTCAAGCCATGGCTACTGAAAT ATCCGCCAGCACTATGTTCGATCTTGAATGGCGTGGTCGCCGTGTTGCCCTTAAAGCTAACAATGGCAAATACATTTGCACCAAGAAGAATGGACAACTGTCAGCTGTCAGTGACAGAGTGG GGAAAGACGAAGAATTTGTCCTCAAGCTGATCAACCGACCCATCCTGGTTCTTCGTGGGGCTCATGGCTTTGTTTGCTACCACCGCAACTCCAACTTGCTGGATGCCAACCGTTCCATCTATGACGTCTTCCACCTCAATTTCAGTGACGGTGCTTACCAGGTCAAAG GCCTGAATGACAGGTTCTGGTACGTGGCTAGCAACGGCACCGTGTGCAGCGATGGTGAGATGTCTGAGGACTTCTTCTTTGAGTTCCGTGACTGCAGCCGGGTGGCCATTAAAGGGAAGAACGGCAAATACTTACGAGGAGACCAAGCTGGAACCCTGCGGGCTGATGCCGATACCCTAAACTGTGCGACATTCTGGGAGTACTGA
- the FSCN2 gene encoding fascin-2 isoform X2 — MPTNGIHQALKIQFGLINSDNRYLTAEHFGYKINASAPSLKRKQIWSLEQDGDSSVVFLKSHLGRYLSADKDGKVSCEAEKPETDGCFIIVTQSDGRWALQSEPYKRFFGGSEDRLSCFAQSITETELWIVHLAIHPQANLLSVSRRRYAHLSTQEDEISIDSNIPWGVDSLITLTFQNKKYCLRTCNNRYLRNDGTLVQEPDRHSGYTLEFKAGKLAFKDCDGKYLAPVGPTGTLKSGRSSKPGKDELFDLEESHPQVVFMASNGRYVSIRQGVNVSANQDEETHHETFQMQIDKETKKCIFHSNTGNYWTLVAHGGIQAMATEISASTMFDLEWRGRRVALKANNGKYICTKKNGQLSAVIVATGKDEEFVLKLINRPILVLRGAHGFVCYHRNSNLLDANRSIYDVFHLNFSDGAYQVKGLNDRFWYVASNGTVCSDGEMSEDFFFEFRDCSRVAIKGKNGKYLRGDQAGTLRADADTLNCATFWEY, encoded by the exons ATGCCAACCAATGGGATCCACCAGGCCTTGAAGATCCAGTTTGGCTTAATCAACTCTGACAATCGCTATTTAACGGCGGAGCACTTTGGCTATAAAATCAATGCCTCGGCGCCGAGTCTGAAAAGGAAGCAAATATGGAGCCTGGAACAGGATGGAGACAGTTCGGTGGTCTTCTTAAAGAGCCACCTAGGCAGGTACCTGTCTGCCGACAAGGATGGCAAAGTCTCCTGTGAAGCTGAGAAGCCTGAAACGGACGGGTGTTTTATCATTGTCACTCAGTCAGACGGACGCTGGGCACTTCAGTCAGAACCGTACAAGCGGTTCTTCGGTGGTTCGGAAGACAGGTTGTCCTGCTTCGCCCAATCCATTACTGAAACCGAGCTCTGGATTGTACATTTGGCCATCCACCCCCAAGCTAATCTTCTGAGCGTTAGCAGGCGAAGGTATGCTCACCTCAGCACCCAAGAGGATGAGATCTCTATAGACAGCAACATCCCTTGGGGTGTGGATTCGCTTATCACCTTGACCTTCCAGAACAAGAAGTATTGCCTAAGAACCTGCAACAATCGCTACCTGCGCAACGATGGTACCTTGGTCCAGGAGCCTGACCGCCATTCAGGCTATACCTTGGAATTCAAAGCAGGGAAGTTGGCCTTCAAGGATTGTGATGGGAAATACCTGGCCCCAGTGGGACCTACGGGCACTCTAAAATCTGGCAGGAGCTCCAAGCCAGGCAAAGACGAACTCTTTGATCTGGAAGAGAGTCATCCGCAAGTGGTTTTCATGGCTTCCAATGGCAGATACGTCTCTATCCGTCAAG GTGTTAATGTTTCGGCCAATCAGGATGAAGAGACACACCATGAGACCTTCCAGATGCAGATTGATAAAGAAACCAAGAAGTGCATTTTCCATTCCAACACAGGCAACTACTGGACCTTGGTGGCACATGGAGGGATTCAAGCCATGGCTACTGAAAT ATCCGCCAGCACTATGTTCGATCTTGAATGGCGTGGTCGCCGTGTTGCCCTTAAAGCTAACAATGGCAAATACATTTGCACCAAGAAGAATGGACAACTGTCAGCTGTCA TTGTTGCCACAGGGAAAGACGAAGAATTTGTCCTCAAGCTGATCAACCGACCCATCCTGGTTCTTCGTGGGGCTCATGGCTTTGTTTGCTACCACCGCAACTCCAACTTGCTGGATGCCAACCGTTCCATCTATGACGTCTTCCACCTCAATTTCAGTGACGGTGCTTACCAGGTCAAAG GCCTGAATGACAGGTTCTGGTACGTGGCTAGCAACGGCACCGTGTGCAGCGATGGTGAGATGTCTGAGGACTTCTTCTTTGAGTTCCGTGACTGCAGCCGGGTGGCCATTAAAGGGAAGAACGGCAAATACTTACGAGGAGACCAAGCTGGAACCCTGCGGGCTGATGCCGATACCCTAAACTGTGCGACATTCTGGGAGTACTGA